Proteins from a genomic interval of Trifolium pratense cultivar HEN17-A07 linkage group LG6, ARS_RC_1.1, whole genome shotgun sequence:
- the LOC123892389 gene encoding uncharacterized protein LOC123892389, which yields MGFISKGAIVFSSILVLLSATTCAIDSGDKFENKNIKSATFISEMFEVGPGKVAYKSFYDIEFPKGHVGIKSFDAELVDEKGNSVPLYEAYLHHFFAIKYHAIDWNMSKITPKDPLEGNIYIRNDGTCNTYILPHYWGLGGEARGTKSKIPEPYAVEHGNPSTIPSGYQEKWLLNIMVIDTRGTKDRKRCTECRCNHFNLPKNFYNVTSGIDGKPLGSNYKGGLFCCQDNLQCKLKKGFEAPTRKLALRYKITWVDWNQQQIPVRFYVLDSTDRVRRNGSQFIHDCQVEFTVPPNNGRKNYPPHIEKANIPMEKGGYLIYGTAHMHVGAINTTLYGQDGRTLYTSKPTYGKGKEPGNEKGYVVEMSGSYPELGSIKIKDGEIVTVETRYKSGFRTGAMGHMYIYLADRLP from the exons ATGGGGTTTATAAGTAAAGGGGCAATAGTTTTTTCATCAATACTAGTGCTTTTATCAGCCACAACATGTGCAATTGATTCAGGggataaatttgaaaataaaaatataaaatcggCTACTTTTATTTCTGAAATGTTTGAAGTGGGTCCCGGAAAAGTCGCATATAAAAGTTTCTATGATATTGAATTTCCAAAGGGTCATGTTGGAATAAAGAGTTTTGATGCTGAACTAGTTGATGAAAAAGGAAATTCTGTACCATTATATGAAGCATATCTACATCATTTTTTTGCTATAAAATACCATGCAATAGATTGGAATATGTCAAAAATAACCCCTAAGGATCCTTTGGAAGGTAACATTTATATTAGAAATGATGGAACATGTAATACTTATATTCTGCCACATTATTGGGGTTTGGGAGGTGAAGCACGAGGAACAAAATCAAAGATTCCAGAGCCTTATGCTGTAGAGCATGGCAACCCTTCAACTATTCCATCGGGATACCAAGAAAAGTGGCTCCTAAATATCATGGTTATTGATACACGTGGAACAAAAGATAGAAAACGTTGTACTGAATGTAGGTGTAACCATTTTAATTTGCCAAAGAATTTTTATAACGTCACATCTGGCATCGATGGCAAACCATTGGGTTCCAATTATAAAGGAGGACTCTTTTGTTGCCAAGATAATTTACAGTGCAAATTGAAAAAGGGTTTCGAAGCACCTACCAGAAAGCTTGCATTGAGATACAAAATAACATGGGTTGATTGGAACCAACAACAAATTCCTGTAAGATTTTATGTACTTGATTCAACTGATCGAGTTAGAAGAAATGGTTCCCAATTTATTCATGATTGTCAG GTAGAGTTTACGGTTCCTCCAAATAATGGAAGAAAGAACTACCCTCCTCATATTGAGAAAGCAAACATCCCAATGGAAAAAGGTGGTTATCTCATATACGGCACAGCTCATATGCATGTTGGTGCAATTAACACAACTTTATATGGACAA GATGGAAGGACTTTGTATACCTCAAAACCAACATATGGAAAAGGAAAGGAACCGGGAAATGAGAAAGGCTATGTTGTCGAGATGTCGGGAAGTTATCCAGAGTTAGGTTCAATCAAGATTAAAGATGGTGAAATTGTGACTGTAGAAACAAGATATAAAAGTGGCTTTCGCACTGGAGCTATGGGACATATGTATATCTATTTGGCGGACCGATTACCATAA